One Nymphaea colorata isolate Beijing-Zhang1983 chromosome 12, ASM883128v2, whole genome shotgun sequence genomic window, GTTTGAGCTTGAAGAATTGCAGGCTGTGGAGTCTATTCAGAAAGCAAATGAAACTATGGTTGATCAATGAATATGTTCTCATTGACAGGTGGACTAAAgctaaaacaaatattttacttAAACCAAAGTTTTTTAAGTGACCACTTCATTCAACAATCTGTCCACTTTCTCAATGAGAAGGGCAAATCTGGGGCATGTTCCTCCTATCTGAAAATTTTACCCCTTTCTTGCAATCAAAATTTCCTGTAGtaaagtcatatatatatagcgtGAAACCTCAttccagctctctctctctctctctctctctctctctctatatatatatatatatatatatatatatatatatatcacgaGGAAATGAAGGCAGATgactaaatatttgaaaactgTCACTAAGAGCATCACACGGCAGGAGCATTGGCAAtggtttatgaaatttttagtgactgtttgtttttccttgacAACACATTTTAAAGATTTATTCATCTTTAAAATGGGACAGGCACATTTATGTGTGTATGgttgtatatgtgtatataggCTCGTGCTTAGGTCTGCTTCTGCTATTGCTGTCATGGACAAATGAATACAATGGCTGTTCCGTTTCTAAGAAGTTATGAGTGTGTCTATCTTATTAGCAAGGGATATGTTGTTTGACTGTTCATTTACTTCGTATGGGCTGAAATTCCTGCCTGCATATCTAATTCCTTCTGGCTAATGTCTACTGACAATCTAAGGTGCATATTGTTGATCTAACTTATCACTATGTCAGATTTGTTAAATGTCAACTCCAATATTGACAATAATTCGACAAATTTGTCATTGCCATTTTGTCCTTATGTTTTATTACAATGATATGTGGAAACAGGCTGCGTGTACGTCCTTGTCCATAGCAGCCATCAGCTATGTGTTTCTAATGGAAAAAATTGCTAGAATTTTATATATTGATTGATGTTTTCGAAATAATGTTGAAGCTTCCCTGTGGCATAGGTTTGAAATGTTGTTTCTGATGTTCCTGAGTTGGATTTACGATCTTGACTTGAGGGCCTGAGGTTAAACAAGCTTATATTgcacgtttttttttctcaaatattgTTATCAGGAAGGAATGCAAGCGCAGTTCACATCTTTAAGCAAGAAAAAGTACCTTTCCCAATTGATAAAGCTTAATATTTTCTGGACGTATATcttatttaattcaaaattacCATATGCTAACCTAGTTGAGGCTGTGTAGTTCGATTTTTTTGCTCATTGATAGCTGGAATTCGGAATCTGGCTTGAAGGTAGTGGCTTCTGGTAGTTCACCTTGTTTACCATTCCCACAAGTTAACAAAGTGCGTTCTCATTTCCTGTAACTTCTTTCCTATGTTCCCTCGGTTTATCTGAAATGAATAATGTCTTCCATGATCAATTCTTCTGCTTGGTTTCGTCTAAAATTGAAGCTCCTCTTTCCTTGGTTGGTCTTTGTTCTCATTTGCCTACTTGCACCTGTTAGCTGAGAAATCTTCAAGAAGAAAATCGGCGATTAAGTAACATTCAGACAAAGCTGTCGGAAATCAAAGCATGGGAAGACTCTGGCGTTGTAGATATTGGTATCCCATGGAATTCTGGATTTTCAGGCGCAGGAGCGATGTTTAAAGGATTGACTGCACAAGGCCATGAAAATATCAGCAAAGCTCGGCATGCTATGTTCGCAAGAAATGGTTCAAAACCAGAACAGGCATATGCCACCACAACCATCTCAGAGAAGGTGAGGACTGTTCCATCCTTAGATCGGCGCCGTGATGCTGCACTTTCACAGAGCCTTTTCAGTGCCTTCCTGTCGATTTTAGTGGGGGTCATTGTGTTGGAGGCTGAAGATCCTTGCAAGCCATTGGTGATTGCTCTCTTCTTTGTCGTGGTCATGTCGATGAGAACTGTGGTTCAGTTCTTCTCTACAATAGACAACAGGCCTGCATCTGAGGCTGTTGCTCTGCTGAGCTTCAATTGGTTTATTCTTGGTACACTCGCTTATCCCACTTTGCCGAGTTTAGCACGCCTGCTTTCGCCCTTAGCTGTCTCCCTGCTCAATAAGTTAGCAAGTTGGTCTGGGTTCAGCAGCATTGAACGAGTAAACACCTGATCACCCAGTCCATTtcgtgtacatatatatccgtTTTTGCTGTTGTTGGCCTCCTTTAATTGTAATTTTGTAAGTGGTGTATTTCTTGTGATCAACTTTTGAATGAGTCAAATAGAATAAATCCCCACAAAGTTTGTTTTGACAGACtataacctctctctctctctgtctctctctctctgtgtgtgtgtgtagcccTGTTCATTGATTCTGGCTATAGTTAGCTTTCCAACTGCAATTAGTAATATATGTGTGAGTTATTGGTCTGTATTGCGCAGAGATAAGAGGTCGCCTAGAAACTAAAGTAATTCATTTGGTTGTCTATTAAATGAGTAGCTGATATTGCCTGGCGACTCATCCATGTGGTACCCTGATACGCCGCGAGTTGAACATGGTTCTTCTTTTTACTCAGCTCTCATACGAAAGAGAAACGCAATTAAGAAAATGCATCTCATCCACTGCCATTCGGAGTTCAAAAGAACCAGTTATGGGCAGAGCTTCCCTTCCGTTCCTGCGTCAATCAATCAAGAGAGCCCATCACAATAGGTGCATTTCAATTAAGGCTGTCTCAACCTGGTTAATTGGTTAACTTAAGATCTCTTGGAGGTATAGAGTTGAACAACGGATAATTTTGGGCTGGATGAAGTCTGTTTACTTTGGGTGAGTGGGGTTTGACTCACCATCCGAAGGAAGGCCGAAGTCCCCACCCAAACAATCATTCCTCATGATGCATGGTTTGTTTCGGTGCCTCAACATAATGTCTCTGCGCTTCAACTTGTGCATCGGTAACCCTTCGTTTGCAGCACATAAAGTTGACATTTgagaatttgaaagaaaaactgcTCGCATGCTTGCCCCTACTTGATTCCATTGTACCAACCCCCTTGGAGATGACGCTCAGCCTCTGGTGACCCTGCTGCACAGACACAGAGTTGAACAAGGTCCCCTTTCCGCTGCTAAAGCTCCTTCATGTGTTTACTTCAGCTTGCGTGCTTGAGAAAGAAATCTATAATTCAGTTAACGTAGCTGTGCTTTTATTTCATCTATACCAATGACAGATTGCCTTCGGATTGTGTTAAAGATCATTTAtgatctgaaaaaaaaaaaaatgaccgCGACTTCCTCGTGCTTGTTTTCCATGTGTtcatcacaaaagaaaaatctgaaaagggGTTGGCTGTTCATGGGGATATCTGCCTTCCATCCCAAGACATGCAAGAACCAAAAAGATCTCCAGTACAGACAGTGTGCCTCGACGTTAGATTTGGATGCACCCAAAAGGTGAGGCACCGTCAGCCGGCAGGAAAACAGAAGTGGTGATTGCTAAGAAGAGATCTATTCACCTCATTATTTACCCGGAAGAATGTAGCATGACTGGTTGGGGAAGAGCCAGGGGAGCCCCATGGGCCGAGGgctcatttcaaaaaaaaaataaaataaataaaaaattaaatgtaaattctagaaaatttcacttgtcctatataaaaaatttgaaaaatgatatttcggctcttgttaaaatttaaaaactttaattcggccctcctaacaaaaaatttctgactccgccccTGACCTGGAGGAAGCGGTGATGATGCGTCTTCAATCTGATCTCCATGGATGCTATTCTCTGCATCACAAACAGTCGCATGTGCAATAATGAAGTTCAAGAGTTATTGTATGACCATCCATGTCTCTAAACAGCCTTGGAGGGTGGGAGGGGGAGGTAGTGGTGGAGAGAGAGGGGCGACTTTCACATATAGTGTACCACCTCATTACTTGGGAGTggaaaaactgaatttgaagGTAAACAATCTAATATCCAGAATGCATTTTGTGGTATAAAAGGATAAGTAATCTGCCTATCCCTACCTTACctatcaaaagaataaaataattgaCCTACCTGG contains:
- the LOC116266072 gene encoding uncharacterized protein LOC116266072, with amino-acid sequence MAWVLELVCYAMVLAAKPFCLMMLGCRLCIGMAAIFVRELLNLVKVAWNGCRGLLWGLVDCFISVIMLPARVLTALRREKKLETHVQDLQRQLDCLLWQKKELEKTLESTIDDKEVLEAMLGEVEEDHDKSIAKIGMLEKQLRNLQEENRRLSNIQTKLSEIKAWEDSGVVDIGIPWNSGFSGAGAMFKGLTAQGHENISKARHAMFARNGSKPEQAYATTTISEKVRTVPSLDRRRDAALSQSLFSAFLSILVGVIVLEAEDPCKPLVIALFFVVVMSMRTVVQFFSTIDNRPASEAVALLSFNWFILGTLAYPTLPSLARLLSPLAVSLLNKLASWSGFSSIERVNT